A segment of the Elaeis guineensis isolate ETL-2024a chromosome 6, EG11, whole genome shotgun sequence genome:
TGAGTTTGGACCTAACTACCAAGAAAATTAGcactattaaaataatattatgtgCATTGAGTCCCAATTAAAACAATAAGCAAAATGATAATGTGAAGAATTTATTGTTGCTAATGTAAACTGACCACCACCCTTGCTTATAGTCAATGACAACAAGAGTAATCATTGTTTGAATACATCGAATACAAAGGCATGGGCAACTTAATTCATACTTTTAGGAAGAGTTAGGTGGGACAAAGTTATTTTAACTTCAGCATCTTCATTTTGTTCAAATGGAGGAATCATGCATCCTAGGAAATATTAATTACTAGATGAACGTGTGAAGAACAAATGTGCCCTCTCTCAATTCTcaattaattttcagatttaaactGCTTATTGGAGCTGCTGATAGTGCTGGAACCTTTTGTCATGATATACATGAGCAAATTTGCAGcttttatgatttatttattttttttcaatattctgtGGGCATCTAAAAGCTACTGTCCTATTTGTATGTTTTATCTATTTAGATGCTTTAATAAAGACGGACATATTTCTAAAACTTGCAATTTTCATCTTGAAAGGAAACTAACAGTTTGGTATTGTTGCTTGGCCTCACATTAGGACCTAACATCTCCTCTGCCTCAACTTGTCTAGATGCGAAAACCTAAAGGAAGAAGCCTCAGAGGCAAAAGGATGAGTTCTCATAGTTTGTTATGGTCACTTTTCCATAAAGTAAAGCATTCTAACCTGGTTTCCACAAAGAATTTCCAGATAATTCACATGAGGTATAAATGGTAAGGGCCTAAGCAAGTCCAAAAATTTGCTTCTAAATGCCGTAGAATTATCAAATTCATATTTAGAATTAATAAAGAATACAAATGGTACTGAAAATGACTACCTCTATTTTGTAAATTAGAATATTGGAAACTGAGAATGACTATAATCATAAAATGATTGTAGTATTGTTGAGGAGGTTAATGTGGATTAAGAACATCAGCAGGATAGCAAACAAGGCCATAGACTAGTTGCTGCGGTCCTTCCTGAAAAGGATGCTAAATGTTTGATTCTTGAGAGGTGTTTGCGAAGTATTTGGCATAGGTAACTCTTTTGTCCTTTTATTGAAATGATTGGTGGTGCTACTGCCCTTTTCTCAGAAAGAAATGCAAAAAGGTTAGATGGATAGAATTAAAAGTAGCACCGCTAGAGGCTATAACAAAGGCAACCACCTTCGATGCTTTAACATCTGTCATCTGAGGCATATGATGAAGACTAAAAACAAGAAGGCAATAGATCTGGTGACAAGAAATGATTTAGTTTGCTGGATTTACTTCGCAAGCATGTTTTCTTTCCAAAAGTTTGGGGTTAAGGTTTACTTTATTTGATCATATCTCAATCACTGGGAAAATTCTGCTTGATGAGACATTTCAGAAATTAAGATTTGTGTTCAAACATAAATCTTGAGGTTCAAGTTTAGATTTTGACCCCCTGGTCCATATCAACATGGGATTAAGGTTTACATTATTTGATCATATCTCAATCACTGGGAAAATTCTGCTTGATGAGACATTTCAGAAATTAATATTTgtgttcaaaaataaatcttgagGTTCAAGTTTAGGTTTTGAACCCATGGCCCATATCACCATGAAAGCTAAATAATTTATGGAACCATTTTCTCAATCACAACCTCATGCTCACTATCATTCATTTCGCCAATTTGGACAATTAAGACCATAAAATTAGTTAATTATCGATCTTCTTTCAGTCTAGCTACCGCATCCATTGCAACTCCTAGTTTCTGTTACAATCTAATAGGGTATAGATAGAAGCTGGAAGGAATATTGCCATGACCGTCTTCATACttgtgaaaaggaaaaaaaagcttCATCCTATTGTTTGTCCCTTAATCAAgtcaatcaaatcaaaataaatgtTCACAACTTGCCACAAAAACCTCACTGtatcaaaataaatatcaaaacagAAATGGCCAAACCATACAGAATTTTCACTATGATGCACATTAAAATATTTCAACTATATTTCAcccaaaaaattcaaaactttatgTGTGCAATTATTAATATATTGACATATAATACTCTTAATACTCATGTTCATCCTAAACAACAAATTCATCAATCTCACAGAGAATGTATGACATTTTCAATGCATCCGTAATTGCATCCATGTATACTAGAAATTCTATGCATGCCAATGGAAGTAATACTTTTTTCTAGCCACATGCAGATGTAGCTGTGGTTTCTTGTATACATATAAACCATATCAGACACAATGCTTGCACTTACCTTGGATTGAATTCGAATAGTGAACTTGCAATTGATTGGGTGCATGTCTGTCATTTCGAAGGTCTGTCAGCTCACTTTCACTTGCTTCATTCTTAATGTAGCAGCCAATGTCTAAAGAGATCTTTGGTGGTCTACCCCTTGTTTTTCTCTCATTACTGGACTTGGAACTTCTATGAGGTCTTACCGTAAGCACATCTTCCCTCTCACATGCGGTTGTATCAAAAATGAGAACAGTGAAGTGCATGCATCCATCATATTGAAAGACCAGGAATTcatgctcctttaatgagtggTCTTTGACAAACTTGGGCCATCCAGCAGTCAGGAATGTTCCTTTAATGTTTTTGCCTAGTTGGACATACCATTTGCTTCCACTGGGACCCTGAAGGATCACTTTTCTAGATGTCTCCATTGAGATATGTTtcatgaagtttggtgggatcttCTACAGGGGTGAAGAAAAAACTAATATAGCATTGGATAAATGCAGCATAATGTCGAACATAACAAAAGAGTATTATGAATCTTGTTTCACTTTAATATAGTCAGATTTTAAATCAAGTTAGATTTAGTTATGAATTACAAAACATATCAAAAGAATATTATGCATCTCGATTCACTTTAGTATAGCTGAATTTCTGATATTGTCTACTTTGACAGATTCATGCATGACAGTAGTTCAGATTAGTTTGCTTATATATGGAAAGAAAATTAACTGGATACCCCTCAACTGTTGGAAATGTGATATGATTTTGATAATATAAAAATAGAGTATAGGTTAAACagaatattgtaaaaaaaatgtCCCTTTAATGCCAATGTCATAGGGACGTAAAAAGAGCAAGGCCATGATGACAAACCATCATAACACTCTTTTAGAAGGAAACTCAAGCGCTGGCAAGTGATATATATAACTGGATGTGCAATGCTTCTTTCCTAGTGGGAGATGTGGAAACATATATTTGCAGTAATATTTCACTCATGCTCCATGAGTGGCAGTGCTAAGTACTTGTACTCCATGAAATTACTGCCAACATGGCATGTGTTGCTAATGATCGTTTTCACCAAAATTTAGGTGAGTGCAGTTTACATCTTCTGTGAAGAAGAAACTAAGTTTCTGCCAGGGCCGACCTGCAATATGCAGTGGACTTCTCAATGTATCACTGAACACATGATGTGGAGCATGAATCTGAAAACAGGCAGGACACCAGCAGGAACTCAGTTTCCTCATCACTACAGACCAAAACCATGCCCAAATTGAGAAACAAATTAATAATTGGCAGCTTATAAATTAGGGTACCCATCTCAACTATCGGAGCCATCTCAAAATGAGTTCAATTCGAAGGGTAGCTCACACTAGGTAGCATCCAACAATAgtgaaattttagatgcaactcaTCAGGTAGTGGCATCATGATTGGTACGCAACCTTGGTAGCTACATCATGATATTACCCTGCATGAATTGCACCTTTCTGATATAAGATGACTTAGATGGTTGATGCATATCCCCTAAATTATAAGCTGCTGATTGTTAGTTTGTTTCCCAATTTTAATGAGCACATGTTAATGCTCGACAACAACCCCTGCAAAGTTGGCAGCAATTTCATGAGGGTAGCAAAATCTAGTGATGTTACCCATGCAGCATGTATACTGTTCTCTTGTTATCAATATGATTGCTTGTTAAAAAACACTAGTACCAGGCACACAAAATGCACATTATAAGAAGCATGGttggtggcaatccatcatttGGAAAAAGATATTCCTATCATTTTGGTAACTTGTTGAATCACTCTTATTTCCATCTGGTGCACTTCTCTTGTTTTTCTCCTTCATCCAGAGCAAACCTGAACACATAGAGGGCTATATATTTATCGATCTATCAATTGCGAAAACATGCAGAGTCCATCATCCCTGCCCGGGAGTTTGCTTTACAATACCAGAAATTAAATTGTTTATGTCAGCAATAATACATTTTCAGATGCTACCATCAAATTATTTCAATTgagtttttactttttttttttttttacaaaaagagCCAAGAACAATAAGCACTTCTTGTGTTATAAATTAGTATATGGTTATGGGGATATTCCTCCTCTAATAACATACGCACATTTCCTCTTTCATGACCATAGCCAGGATGGATCGATCCAAATGGAAAAAAAGGCGTGCTCGAACACAAAAGGTAAAGTGCCAGGAAAAACTCAAAAGTTGccagaagagaaaagagaaaaaaaagggggggattGTGGTGAACTTGCCAGCCGCTGTGCGAAGTCTCCTAGCAGGACTTTAAAGAAGTGAGGCTTCCTCACCAAACTCCTACACCGTTGTTGCCTCTTTCCTGCCATCAATTCTCAGACCATTATCGTTAAAAAAAACCCCAAATTTCCTTATTAGCAATCAATAGAAGATGGATCGTAGAGAAGGAAAGAAGAGcaatgaggaagagagagggagagatgctATCTTTCTCGTGGATCGAATTGGGATTTTTAGGGAGAAGGAGGAAGTGGAAGCGGAGAGACCAAAGTGATAAAAGAGACGCAAGAGCTCGGCTTTTCAGGCTTCGATGTCTGCTTCTCTCTGCCCCATGCGGTCGTTTCCGCATCGAAAGGCCCGGTTCCATGTCGGGAAGCTGGCGGGAAGTAAACTACGACCGTTGTAACGCACCGTCACTGCTGCGACCCTTGGAACGACAAGACGCTATCCGGACGTGTGTAGTGGACTTCCTATGCGGCCAAAGGATCAGCCATCCATTTTCCCTCTCAAACACATCCTTCCATCGAGAGCGGGTGATCAAATGAGGGTACTTGGGCTATAATTCGGCTCCATGGAGGAAAAAACCAAAAAGTAGAACGCAACAAATTACCTTTCTCACCGGAAAACAAGGAAACCAGCTGGAAGAtgcttcattagaaaaattatatatatgatggcGCACATAATCAATCACAAccgtttatttttataaaaatatattgaacAGGCGTGTGATGAATGAAATCTATAGAAATGAGCTATTGTGATTAGCTACGTGTACAGCTATATAATATACATTGTTGCTGTAAGGCTCCAGAGAGATGCTAAAGTGGTCGGAATAGGATGTTGCTCGGATATCGTGACACCAGAGAGTACTTACAAAAGAAGTCTACGCTCACTGAAAGTTTTCTAATGAGAGACCCTTCTCTCCGCTCTTCCGAtatcttttttctattttatttcaaaaactctagctaacttaagcatcgaagagtCCCCTACTGGAACACCCCCAGCAAgtatagactttctttgcaggtactCTCTAGTTTCGTGATACCAAGATGGCGTCGAGTTCTAGCCACTTTAGCATCTCTTCGAAGTCTTGCGGTAATAGATTTATGCTAGAGGAAGAGCTTAGTCCCCTTTGAGAGAACAAAAGATATGGTGTAGATGAGAGCACAAAGTTCCACCCCCTTCCACTGGCAATCTATTCATTATAGCCAGCATAGTGCTGCTTGTGGATCTATTATAGTACAGCCTCTGGCCACAATAGATCTACTGCCACTCGACATCTTGTCTCATTAGATTCAGGCACTGACTGGTATTGTGCAACAACTGCAACAAGTGATGGAGTGACAACAACAATGTGTGGAGCCGAACCCTTAGACGGCTCCCTCCCATCTTAGTTGGTGATCTTGCTCTTGGAGTTTGAGATCCGCTTTCTGGCAACGTTCTCATCACACCCTTGCTATCGCAGCTTGTTCCTTCTCTCGTCGGAGGCTGAGGAAGGAGGCATACTTAGACAGTTCTTCCTTCGTTGATGATTTGCTCCCGATTGGCCTCCCCAAGCCTGGAGGATCTTGGTGAGAGGAGGAACTCGAAAGGAGAGTTTAAGATATTGAGTGTTACCTCGATGAAGTTTAGAATTGGCCTCGTCGGAGCAACGACGGCTTTGACTTCAATTCTCTACAAAGATTTTTCAGACCATCTTGGAGAAATCGATTCCAAGTCAGTGCAAGGTACCCTAATTGGAACCGTCTGATGGTTCTATAGACCCTCTAGATCACTTATAAGGTTATAAAACTCTCATGATGCTGCAGGACATCTCAGACGCCTTCCTTTGCGTCGTATTCCTGGCTACCCTCAGAAAGTCAGTGTGGGCATGGTATTCCAGACTCTAATTAGGGTCTATTCATTTGTTCGAGTAGCTCGGTAGGTTGTTCGTTACTCACTTCAGCAGTTGCCAATCCTAATCAAGAAACTCCAACAGTCTCTTCTCCATTCAGCAAGAGGAGGATGAGTCATTACGCAACTACATCACACACTTCAATACCACCACACTCGAGGTATGGAGCCTCGACGAGTCAATGGTGATGTTGGCACTCAAGCGAGAGCTGTAGAATTACTGTCCTATTTTCTCCCTTGATAAGAAGTTTTCGATGAACTATGCTGACCTACTGGCCCAAGCTCAAAAGTATGCTGAGCTAAAAAAAGCCTAGGAGTTGCATAATCATGCAGAAGCAAAAAAGATTTCCGACAAGAAGGGAGATTGGGAAGACCCCTGATCAACTCAGATCGAGAGAAAATCTTTTCGACCATAAAAAAACTACAGACCGAGAAGTCTGCCTTGACGGTTCGACcactacactcctctctccatcCCTTGATCttagattctgatggagatcgagggtcaAGGATATCTGTGGTGACTTGGCTCGATGAAGTCCTCTTCGAACAAAGAAGTAAGAGGAAGTATTATCGCTTCCACTGCGATCACGGCCATGATGCTGAAGAATGTTGCCAGTTCAAAGATGAGATTAAGGCCTTGATTTAGAGTGGCTACCTCGACAAGTATCTTCGGGAATGATGAGATCAAGCACCCGATGAGGGAAACAATGACAACTGGCCAATGGCTAGCATTATCAATATCATCTCCACCCTGACTGATGGCCTTTGGGGCAAGAGACCAAATaaggagaaagaggagaaaaTGTTCGAAGGGCATCGTGTTTCCTTCTTGATTTTTAAGGGAAGTCAACAGCGCCATCTTCGTGCTGCCAGCGATAGCTAGTCAAAATGTAAATACAATTTTAGCTCATAATAAAATCTTAACTAACACTTTGTTTCATAATGCTTTCTGAAGGATAAAATTGTTAGCCGACTCAATGGAGGCAAGGACGAAGCCATGGCTATGTTGAACGAGACTCGACCCCCAATGACGATGCCATCTAGGCCACCTTGGAAAGTTCATAAAGTGCACAACAATCCAAATGGGATAATCAAGTCCCCTACTAGACCCCATGCATGGACACAGCCTTGAGCCTCTAGAGGCTCGGGGGCACGAGATGGCTCGACATCCAAGAAAGGGTGAAAGCCTCTCCGAGGCTTTCCATGACATAGAGACATTGTTAGCACAAACTCTAATGTGGCCACTATAGCCAATTGGTTCTAAAAAATCTAACATGGTCCACTGTAACCACATGACTCAGTATAGCCAATCAGGACAAGCCTCTAGATAATTCAACGTAGCCTACTATAGCCAATTAGGATAAGTCCCCAGAAAATCCAATATGGCCCACTGTAGCCAATCAGGACAAGCCTCCAAAAAATCTAACGTGGCCCACTGTAGCCAACCAGGATAAGCCCCTAGAAAATATAATATGGCCCATTACAACCATAGTTGGCCCACTATAGCCATATGGCCCATTAAAACTGATAGAGTTTGTCTCCTAGAGATCTCACATTGCCAGCAGAAGTTGGCAGCAACAAGATGGGAAGGGTTAACTCATCTAAAGACCCAcctaaagaaagaagaagaagcactGAATGGCACATCAAAGAACATTTCATTAAAAGAGTCCATAAGAACTTATTACACATTTTCCATCGAGAAAGACTCGCTacaataaagaaaaaagaaatgcaAAGCTTGGAGCATAAGCCGAGTCTCAGCTGACATGATCCCTGATGGAGAGCATAGAACTCCTCATTTTGCGACACTCACCGGACCCCTCTAAAGGATATCAGTGATGGCATAGATGAATTCCTTCTGAAAATCCATCCACCTCCAGGATATTTTTTTGAGAAGGATCGAAAGGCTACACTAGGAAAGAGAAGAAACAAGCCCCCTAGAAAGGCCCAAAATCTTTTTGTGGAGGATAATGTATTAGATGCCCATAGATGATCGCCGTTACAGCCCTGCGATCGAAGCAATGAGATTTTTCAACATCTCTTATGCCAAAGCGAGACACTTGATGAAGCATCTTCCGAAAGTGCTTTGTGACTGATTGAATGTGCAAAGGAGATCTCCCAAGCTGAAGAAGAGCACCAATGACCCTTCGATGTTTGACAAGGCGAAGCCACCATGACATCATGGAAGGCAACTGGGATGGTGTCGATTGTAAGTGGTAGAACTTCTACTTACAGAAGGGACAAACCCAATGATCGCATGATAAATATTGCCATCTAGAAGGTCTTAGAGACTGTGCCCCAGGGAGCAGGTGCCGACATTAATGTGAGGCCCCACCAGATCTCCGAATTGTACAGTCCTCTATCGCACAACCTGCAAGGTGGGTCATCTTCTCAAACTCGTGGAAGGCAATATTGCACTAGTCAACATCCAATGCCTAGTGCACAAACAAGCCCGTAATTTTCAAAAGGTTCATTCATCACATACTGGCAAAGTAAGCACATCGGGGAGATCTTGACTTGAGCATGAAAACCAACTCAATTGACCCATTGAGGCCATTCAAGTCGTTGGCCGAGGCAAAAACCATCACAAAGAAGCAAAGAGCTTCACATGAgaggtaaatataataaaaatatatttttattaattaaaaatttatttatagatgccCATTGAAGAGGTGttgaaaaaagtaaaaaagaagaagagagaaaaaagagagatgaagaCTTATTGTTTGTTCGAAGAGAACGCCCCAACTTCTTTGTCACTATTTCTAGGGTGGAGGCATCTTAGGTATAGCTTTGGGACCATCTTCTTCACATGTGCCTTACAATCCTGAAGTACTAGATGGATCGAATCGAAGATGCCTCAACGAGCTCTCCTCAAAGTCCATCGAGACCTTGTACTCATCGATCCCCGAATTGAAGCCGGTGGGAACCTCCATAGTAGCTCCGATGAGAAAAGGGTCTGTCTTGAGCCTCACTGGCCCTCTCGAGAGAGATGGAGTCCAATCAGATAGAAAGAGAGCCAGCTGTAATGAGTCGATGGTGGAATGCTCTGATTGGGTACTCCTCGTCCTCTTGGATGACTCCCTATTTGAAAAGTCCATCTTCTTCTTCACGATGGACTAATGAACTATAACGATGGCTTCATGACTACAAGACAAGAAAAGGAGAATCTAACTCTAAAGACTACTATGACAAAAGAGCAATTAACAGTTGTATGACAAAAAATCTTAGCAGATGGGTGATCTATTTATACAGGCCATTGACGATGTGGAGTCATCAAATCGTCAGATCTTGCCAGCTGGCCAGCCCTAATGCAACGAACCATGCAGCCCTTCGTTGCACCCTTATCCGATTAAGCCACGTGAGACAACTCGCGAAGTATGCCTTAGAATCCACCACGACTTGCCATCTGGTAGGCTTCTGGCGAGTCTAGGGACAATCCCCAAGATTCTTCTGTCGAAAGCATCATCCTATGACTCCTTGAGCTCCCTCCCTAACAAAGATAGCATGAGCTATGGAATGATGGATTATTAACCCTCAAGAACTTTTCCAAGAGTAGTAATGCAAGCACATCCCGGAGGAAACTAGGTCAGTAGTTCAACTACTAAAGCAACTACTTCTTTCGCTCGAAGTCTAAAAGTCACTTCGAACTCGAAAGTGGGAGACATATGTTATAGGGAGAGACTTATCAATCAGACCCAATCCTCCATTAAGGTACACCCAAGATGATATGGTGAGGTCCCTCCAACTATAAATCCAAGACCACCAGATTAGCCAGTTGTATAGGTGAGGCATGTGTCTAATATCCATGATTAACAACATTAATTCAAAGGAGATGGGAGAGATTCCTCCCTCAATGAAGTGTCAGAATGTAGTCTAACGGCCTTCAGAGCTAGGTTTAACAAACTTATAAATTCTGATAAGACTATGGGCTCAacctctaaataaaaaaaatacgaaAGAAAAGCTCAGGTAAGTAATAAAAGAAACTCAAGCAACTCATACGACTGAAGGAAAAAATGATCAGGGAGGAGGAGGGAgaactctctcctctcttccaactttctctctctcttttgttttcAAAGCTTCAGTTAACTTAAAATTGGAGGGTCCCTCATCGTTATACCTTCGATAAGTGTAGACTTTCCTTACAGAAACTCTTCGATGTCACGGTATTTGAGCAACCTCTTGTTCTAGCCACTTCAACATCCTTTCGGAATCTTGTGGCAActtatagaatataatttttcattGTATTAATCAGAACCAAcaagatattttatctttttgatacatACAAGAAATTGCATCTCCGTGAAAGATATTTTTGCTCTCTTCAGAGAAATACGCTCCAGCATCTCCACTCTTTTGGGGAGAATTGGTGCCAAGCATcattatcttattttttatagAGTATATTATTCTTCTCAAGTTGATTGACCTTCTTGCGCCATGTGGGCCGGAGCTTTTCTGATAGCACTACGGGGACCCTCCAGAACAAAGTTGGAGGGATTCTAAAATGCTGCCACATAGGATTATCTTTTCAACCACGATAATTATTGCATCTGACGGAAAAAGTATGAGATTTTTTTGGTACCGACAAAATATTCTAATCAGAAGGACCAGACATGCCTCGTTGCTTTATTGATAAGAACGTGCAAACACTCTTCTAGGTGGGTGATCCTGTATGTGAGCAGGCATGACAACTTTGTAGAAACAAAACAAATAGAAATGAAGCAGTCCAAGTATAACATTATATTGTCATGTCCAGAAGGTAGCATGGCACTTATTCAGCGAATTACTTGCAGCTTACCCAGCTAGgtaaaaaaaatagtttcttcGCAAGTCAACATGTAGGGCTTGTTTTGACGTGGGATCTGTGTTATCTAGCAACAACAACCCCAACTACTCAAAAAGTTCAAAGAACTTTGATATTATTGAAGAACAATTTAGGAGATCTTGATTGGTTGATGTTCCTTTAAATTTCAACTTCTAATTCAGTTAGAAAAGTGATTTTCTTGTACTTGTATGAGGGATAAAGGAAATTATCACCTTCTAAAtgggtaaaatatttttttttctgtttttactTTTTACGTAAGAAGATCTTGCTATCGGATAATGTAACCCAGGATCTAAATAAACTCTTGATAATTGCAATGCCCTTGAGCTTGGATGATATGCCAATTCGCAAATTTGCCAAAATGTACGCTGGACTTGGAAAGTTATGACTAGACTATCAGCATGTTGTGAAAAGATATTGCTTCTTGGAAAATCTATAATCCTGCAATGCAAGACTAAAGAGCATGTCTCAGcatttggatttatggtgagggCATACTTATCTTGTATGCTTTTGTGTTCATTT
Coding sequences within it:
- the LOC105047442 gene encoding B3 domain-containing protein Os01g0723500, giving the protein MAGKRQQRCRSLVRKPHFFKVLLGDFAQRLKIPPNFMKHISMETSRKVILQGPSGSKWYVQLGKNIKGTFLTAGWPKFVKDHSLKEHEFLVFQYDGCMHFTVLIFDTTACEREDVLTVRPHRSSKSSNERKTRGRPPKISLDIGCYIKNEASESELTDLRNDRHAPNQLQVHYSNSIQGRCSPPPNPCEDVKIKTEDDELPICMIGSPTRQYRGYVSRRRPVTAEERAKAREAANSFTSIFPYMIMRMTAMSVYRTYMLRIPAWFSRAHLPHKRTNLVLRDPNGKAWVVVYIPCTRDRLSGGWSAFSRGNNLEEGDYCAFELVGPVELRVHIFRVVEETIPVIRMPRMQQMC